CCATCGGCATCCTGGACGACAGCGGAGGCGGCGTCGACCTGCGGGAATGCGGTATCTGCACCCCGGGCGTGCGCGCCGCGCTGCCGGCGCTCGCGGAGTTCGTCGCCCGGGCGCGGCTGGTGCCCTACAGCGTGCCCGAGCGGCGCGGTGAGCTGAAGCACATCCTCGTCACACACTCCCCCGACGACGAGCTGATGGTGCGCTTCGTCGTGCGCTCGGAGGATGTCGCGGCGCGCATCCGGAGACGGCTCCCCGAACTGCTCGCCGCGCTGCCCAGCGCGCGGGTCGTCACGGCCAATATCCAGCCCGACCACAAGGCGGTGGTGGAGGGCGAGCGCGAGGTGGTGCTGACAGCCGACTCATCGCTCGTGATGCGCGTCGGCGGCTTACCGCTGCGGCTGCGCCCGCAGAGCTTCTTCCAGACGAACACAGCCGTGGCCGAACAGCTCTACACGCAGGTCGCCGCGTGGGTCGACGCGGCGGACCCGGCCAGCGTGTGGGACCTCTACTGCGGCGTGGGCGGATTCGCTTTGGCCGTCGCCGCTCCCGGCCGGCGCGTCATCGGCGTGGAGGCGAGCCGGGAGGCGGTGCGCAGCGCCCGCTCGAGCGCCCAGGCCGCCGGGCTGCCGCAGGTGGCCTTCCGGGCGGGTGACGCGACCGGGTTCGCCCGGGGAGCGAGGAGCGCGCCGGAACTGGCGATCGTCAACCCGCCGCGGCGCGGCATCGGCACAGAACTGGCCGACTGGCTGAACGGATCCGGGACGGAGCGCATTGTCTACTCCAGTTGCAACCTGGTCAGCCTCGCGCGGGACCTGGCGCGGATGCCGGGCTACCGCATCCGGACCGGCCGCGCGCTCGACATGTTCCCGCAGACCGCGCACCTGGAAGTGGCGGTGCTGCTGGAGCGCGTCTGACCGGCCGGGCTCAGCCCCCCGCTTCCTCGCGCTTCGGGAGCCTCCAGCCCGGACGCGCGAAGTGGCAGGTGTAGCCCCACGGTATGCGCTCCAGGTAGTCCTGGTGCTCCGGCTCGGCCTCCCAGAACGGGC
This genomic window from Leifsonia xyli subsp. cynodontis DSM 46306 contains:
- the rlmC gene encoding 23S rRNA (uracil(747)-C(5))-methyltransferase RlmC, whose product is MDCSYYDAGACRSCTLMGVGYREQLAGKDARARELRAAFTAPDARWLPPVASAESGYRNKAKMVVGGTVDMPTIGILDDSGGGVDLRECGICTPGVRAALPALAEFVARARLVPYSVPERRGELKHILVTHSPDDELMVRFVVRSEDVAARIRRRLPELLAALPSARVVTANIQPDHKAVVEGEREVVLTADSSLVMRVGGLPLRLRPQSFFQTNTAVAEQLYTQVAAWVDAADPASVWDLYCGVGGFALAVAAPGRRVIGVEASREAVRSARSSAQAAGLPQVAFRAGDATGFARGARSAPELAIVNPPRRGIGTELADWLNGSGTERIVYSSCNLVSLARDLARMPGYRIRTGRALDMFPQTAHLEVAVLLERV